A portion of the Roseofilum capinflatum BLCC-M114 genome contains these proteins:
- a CDS encoding CHAT domain-containing protein — protein sequence MKLNIFTLLTLTLSLLSHKTLAQNIVPAMDGTGTIVNHQGNQFNIQGGQLSGNGRNLFHTFQQLGLSQGQIANFISNPQIQNILGRINGGDPSIINGLIQVTGGNSNLYLMNPAGIVFGPNAQLNIPADFTATTATGIGFGNGQWFNAVGDNNWSQLVGTPNEFRFDVNGSGSIVNFGDLKLSEGSNLTLMGANVINLGTLEAPGGTINIVAIPDQQIIRITQEGHLLSLDIPLEDERQEPEITPLNLPELLTHSGLNHANQLEINEQGQIVLSSSGVEIPNINGVSIISGTLNTASENGGTINIMGDRIGVIDATLDVSGLFDGGTLRIGGDFKGNPTFPTADITYINENSILNAGSEQLGDGGNIFIWSENLTQFDGTISAPGGVEGGDGGFAEISSRNALRVDGDVDLSANNGDTGQLLIDPKNVTIIDGNNGPDDSKFNKNEILFSDDPGADWIISEEKLEQMLQNGHITIEATNNITIEDLSNDVLGDESFTHSLTFTADQDKDGSGSFSMNSGDTIRTQGSVTISGYDLTLGNIITSSDSRNSGSVTLDATGKIQAGEINTTSSDYQGGDVVINSENHVDIENIETSSLFDHAGNVDINSGGDLNLSFVRARVEDTSATNANGGTIDIDVQGNIDIPSEISTSSDAQGGNGGNVTVISHEGDMTIGGVGTKNSLLQTTYGDGGSITLRANQGDITINGLVQSYVESGDGGDVFIEAGEKITIDGSIRSIAETSGNGGKITLIAGDDIDLGGNVASGALTSRGGQSNGADISITSKRGTLTANNIISGVFGSGDAGDITIQTDGDITLGTNSSTLPTGYVWSGSTAGQAGEITITSTNGKFILAPTPRNLLEHNIAHFCNSSLTCDTNGNVISGTITFTITGQEITLNFDIPQSTPVDSGTSDSGTGDSGTGDSGIGDSGIEDPGTGDPGTGDSGTGDSGIEDPGTGDSGIGDSGIEDPGTGDSGIEDPGTGDSGIEDPGTGDSGTGDSGTGDSGIEDPGTEDPVDSDEIEVILTDAEGDELTGTTTVIINDNPDGGGATFQVVSPVEITADRNFDVPSILSGVLGGNGGNVTITAPGGIQVGDVRTPSLVIGDGGDVAGSSSGGGIQTNVIDTSANIGDGGNIALDAQQAIQTADLNTPSLTVGNGGNVALSSSGSSITTGDINTFANIGNAGNVDIQALLDINVGDINASTIQGNGGNVLLNSDLGNVFFGEIDVSSQLGNPGQIAISDVNSVLTTETANEGEPQALESVNQEQNPVVEPQIETEIAVQLQPQPQRAIAMNPVNTPSSSVTSNLSELDRFAIDLASLNLEWEGIQETWDQRLQELDQLMTEEYSQYVKKDPSEIVTIAGIKDMLSTIEAQTGNKPAVVYALSHPNVDREGVKLEGQLVLVLVTSEGVAKATTVDVNHLFGHNVSNNPQRIAKAIYEELEGSRGKNPTLVTAQKAYKALISPLEEQMEAQGIDTLMFSVDNGLRSIPLGMLHDGEQFLIEKYNIALIPSVTLTNSTYEGLENASVLAMGASEFPNAIDRDPLPSVPLELEMIGSGNWHSDRFLNEDFTLERMKTQRLSRRYDIVHLATHANFKNRDSTQLEFWDQTISLETLREFDWHEEPQVELLVLSACQTAIGDLDAELGFAGLAIRAGVKSSVASLWKVDDLSTVVLMTAFYEYLQTEPIKAEALRQAQLAMLRGEIFIENGELVTPHNRVALPETVVSQLKNRDDSRSLSHPFHWAGFTVVGSPW from the coding sequence ATGAAACTGAATATATTCACCCTCCTTACCCTTACCCTTTCTCTCCTCAGCCATAAAACCCTCGCCCAAAACATTGTCCCCGCCATGGACGGCACAGGAACCATCGTCAATCATCAAGGCAATCAATTCAACATTCAAGGCGGACAACTCTCCGGAAACGGGCGCAACCTCTTCCATACCTTTCAACAACTCGGATTATCCCAAGGACAAATTGCCAACTTTATCAGCAATCCTCAAATTCAGAATATCTTAGGCCGAATTAACGGCGGCGATCCTTCTATTATTAACGGTTTAATTCAAGTTACCGGCGGCAACTCCAACCTCTACCTCATGAACCCCGCCGGAATTGTATTCGGCCCCAACGCCCAACTCAACATTCCCGCCGATTTCACCGCCACAACCGCCACCGGAATCGGCTTTGGCAATGGTCAATGGTTTAACGCAGTAGGCGACAATAACTGGAGTCAACTGGTCGGCACTCCCAACGAATTTCGCTTCGATGTCAACGGCTCTGGCAGTATCGTCAACTTTGGAGATCTCAAACTTTCCGAAGGTTCCAATCTCACCTTAATGGGCGCAAACGTCATCAACCTCGGAACCTTAGAAGCCCCTGGGGGAACTATCAATATCGTCGCCATTCCCGACCAACAAATCATCAGAATTACCCAAGAAGGTCATCTCCTAAGCCTCGATATTCCCCTAGAAGATGAGCGCCAAGAACCCGAAATCACGCCCCTCAACCTCCCCGAACTCCTCACCCATTCCGGCCTCAATCATGCCAATCAATTAGAAATCAACGAACAAGGACAAATTGTCCTCTCCAGCAGTGGCGTAGAAATCCCCAACATTAACGGAGTCTCCATCATCTCCGGAACCCTCAACACCGCCAGCGAAAATGGCGGCACAATTAACATTATGGGAGACCGCATCGGAGTCATTGACGCAACCCTAGATGTTTCCGGACTCTTCGACGGTGGAACCCTGAGAATTGGCGGCGACTTTAAGGGAAATCCCACCTTTCCCACCGCCGACATTACCTACATCAATGAAAACTCGATCCTCAATGCCGGATCTGAACAATTAGGAGACGGTGGAAACATCTTCATTTGGTCAGAAAACCTGACTCAATTTGACGGAACAATTAGCGCTCCTGGCGGTGTAGAAGGTGGAGATGGCGGTTTTGCCGAAATTTCCAGTCGCAACGCCCTGAGAGTTGATGGAGACGTGGATTTAAGTGCAAATAACGGAGACACCGGACAACTTTTAATCGATCCCAAAAACGTCACCATTATCGATGGTAACAATGGCCCGGATGATTCAAAATTTAATAAAAATGAAATTTTATTCAGTGACGATCCAGGTGCAGATTGGATTATTTCCGAAGAAAAACTAGAACAAATGTTGCAAAATGGTCATATCACCATTGAAGCCACAAATAATATCACCATTGAAGACCTAAGCAATGATGTTTTGGGGGATGAATCATTTACTCATTCGCTCACCTTTACGGCGGATCAAGATAAGGATGGCAGTGGCTCATTTTCCATGAACTCTGGTGACACGATCCGCACCCAAGGTTCAGTGACTATTTCTGGATATGACTTAACTCTGGGTAATATTATCACTTCATCAGACAGCCGAAATAGCGGAAGTGTAACCCTTGATGCTACGGGTAAGATTCAAGCTGGAGAAATTAACACAACCTCTTCTGATTACCAAGGAGGAGATGTAGTCATCAACAGCGAGAATCATGTTGATATTGAGAACATTGAAACCTCTTCTTTATTCGATCATGCCGGAAATGTTGATATTAATAGTGGTGGGGACTTAAATCTCTCTTTTGTTAGAGCGAGGGTAGAAGATACTTCTGCTACTAACGCCAATGGAGGAACCATTGATATTGATGTCCAGGGAAATATTGACATTCCATCAGAGATTTCTACCTCATCTGATGCTCAAGGCGGTAATGGTGGCAATGTCACAGTTATCAGTCATGAAGGGGATATGACTATAGGAGGAGTGGGTACTAAGAACAGCTTGTTACAGACTACCTATGGAGATGGTGGCTCCATTACGCTTCGTGCTAACCAAGGTGATATTACCATCAATGGTCTTGTTCAATCCTATGTTGAATCCGGGGACGGTGGCGACGTTTTCATAGAAGCTGGAGAAAAGATTACGATTGATGGAAGTATTCGTTCCATCGCCGAAACATCAGGAAATGGTGGAAAAATAACGCTCATTGCTGGGGACGATATTGACCTTGGAGGAAATGTTGCTAGTGGCGCATTGACATCGAGAGGAGGTCAAAGCAATGGTGCAGATATTTCTATTACCAGTAAAAGAGGCACGCTCACTGCTAATAATATTATTTCCGGTGTTTTTGGTTCAGGCGATGCCGGAGATATTACGATTCAAACCGATGGAGATATTACGCTTGGAACCAATAGTAGTACGCTCCCTACTGGATACGTTTGGTCGGGAAGTACCGCAGGACAGGCAGGTGAGATTACGATTACCTCAACGAATGGTAAATTTATTCTTGCACCTACTCCACGTAATCTTTTAGAACATAATATTGCTCATTTCTGTAATAGCAGCCTAACTTGTGACACCAATGGCAATGTCATTAGTGGTACTATAACTTTCACTATCACAGGACAAGAGATAACCCTTAATTTCGATATTCCCCAATCAACACCAGTAGATTCAGGCACTAGCGATTCAGGTACTGGCGATTCAGGTACTGGTGATTCAGGCATTGGCGATTCAGGCATTGAAGATCCAGGTACTGGCGATCCAGGTACTGGCGATTCAGGTACTGGTGATTCAGGCATTGAAGATCCAGGTACTGGTGATTCAGGCATTGGCGATTCAGGCATTGAAGATCCAGGTACTGGCGATTCAGGCATTGAAGATCCAGGTACTGGCGATTCAGGCATTGAAGATCCAGGTACTGGCGATTCAGGCACTGGTGATTCAGGTACTGGCGATTCAGGCATTGAAGATCCAGGTACTGAAGATCCAGTAGATTCCGACGAGATTGAGGTTATTCTTACAGATGCAGAGGGGGATGAGCTTACTGGAACTACTACAGTAATAATTAATGACAACCCTGATGGAGGTGGGGCAACGTTCCAAGTGGTGAGTCCAGTGGAGATAACAGCCGATCGTAATTTTGATGTTCCGTCTATCCTCTCTGGTGTCTTAGGTGGAAATGGGGGAAATGTTACGATTACTGCACCAGGAGGAATTCAAGTTGGAGATGTTCGCACGCCTTCCTTGGTTATTGGAGATGGAGGAGATGTGGCGGGAAGCAGTAGTGGTGGGGGAATTCAGACGAATGTGATTGATACTTCGGCGAATATTGGAGATGGAGGAAACATTGCTTTAGATGCACAGCAAGCGATACAAACGGCTGATTTGAATACGCCATCTTTGACTGTAGGAAATGGGGGTAATGTGGCGCTCTCTAGTAGCGGTAGCAGTATCACGACTGGGGATATTAATACGTTTGCCAATATTGGTAATGCGGGAAATGTGGATATTCAGGCACTTCTCGATATTAATGTGGGCGATATTAATGCCAGTACGATTCAAGGGAATGGCGGCAATGTTTTGTTAAATTCTGATCTGGGCAATGTGTTTTTTGGAGAAATTGATGTTTCTTCTCAATTGGGAAATCCTGGACAGATCGCAATTTCAGATGTCAATTCGGTTTTGACAACGGAAACGGCAAATGAAGGAGAACCGCAAGCTCTGGAAAGTGTTAATCAGGAACAAAACCCGGTGGTAGAACCGCAAATTGAGACGGAAATTGCGGTGCAACTACAACCGCAACCTCAGAGAGCGATCGCGATGAATCCAGTAAATACCCCCTCATCTTCTGTAACATCTAATTTGAGCGAGTTGGATCGGTTTGCGATTGATTTAGCGTCTCTGAATTTAGAGTGGGAAGGGATACAGGAAACCTGGGATCAACGGTTGCAAGAGTTGGATCAATTGATGACGGAAGAGTATAGCCAATATGTGAAAAAAGACCCGTCGGAGATTGTGACGATCGCCGGAATCAAGGATATGCTCAGTACAATCGAGGCGCAAACTGGCAATAAACCGGCAGTCGTCTATGCTCTCTCCCATCCGAATGTTGACCGAGAAGGAGTCAAATTAGAGGGGCAACTGGTTCTCGTGTTAGTTACCTCTGAAGGAGTAGCTAAGGCGACAACGGTAGATGTCAATCACCTGTTCGGCCATAATGTATCAAACAACCCACAGAGAATTGCTAAAGCCATTTACGAGGAATTGGAGGGCAGTAGGGGAAAAAATCCCACTTTAGTGACTGCACAGAAAGCATATAAAGCGCTGATTTCTCCCTTAGAAGAACAGATGGAAGCGCAAGGGATTGATACCCTCATGTTTAGCGTTGATAATGGGTTGCGATCGATTCCCTTGGGGATGTTGCATGATGGGGAACAGTTCCTGATTGAGAAGTATAATATTGCTCTAATTCCCAGCGTCACTTTAACCAATTCCACGTATGAAGGGCTAGAAAATGCCAGCGTTTTAGCCATGGGAGCGTCTGAATTTCCCAATGCCATTGATCGCGATCCTCTGCCCAGTGTACCCTTAGAGTTAGAAATGATTGGCAGTGGAAATTGGCATAGCGATCGCTTCTTAAATGAAGACTTTACCCTAGAGAGGATGAAAACCCAGCGCCTCAGCCGTCGCTATGATATCGTTCATCTGGCAACCCATGCCAATTTTAAAAATAGGGATAGTACCCAACTGGAATTTTGGGATCAAACCATTAGCTTAGAAACCCTGCGTGAGTTTGACTGGCATGAGGAGCCACAGGTTGAGCTTTTGGTACTCAGTGCTTGCCAAACGGCGATCGGAGATTTAGACGCAGAACTGGGCTTTGCTGGGTTAGCCATCCGTGCCGGAGTCAAATCTTCAGTCGCCAGTCTCTGGAAAGTAGACGATTTATCCACGGTGGTATTAATGACCGCATTTTACGAATATCTGCAAACCGAACCCATCAAAGCCGAAGCCCTGCGTCAGGCGCAACTGGCGATGTTACGAGGGGAAATTTTTATCGAAAACGGCGAATTAGTCACCCCCCATAACCGGGTTGCCCTCCCTGAAACCGTGGTTTCTCAATTGAAAAATAGGGATGATTCTCGTTCCCTGTCCCATCCGTTTCATTGGGCTGGGTTTACCGTAGTCGGGAGTCCCTGGTAA
- a CDS encoding GNAT family N-acetyltransferase, producing MNYSYRLATLEDAEAIAPLWAEFASERQQIDPSMRVKPNFDFYAYIRHQLAKPLTYAWVLEVEGAIAGCLIIYFYDEAPPPELPETLAVDQDLESPFISRRVGSVLGLYVKPEHRQGDAIASLAKTAIAKAEELNVTDIDLLISADQSGIQALLKRSGFTQAAVQFTKHYQLTPSAELPRLHPPYPELDTPPPPHPDAIPLRDTASGDLIHDEQGDPVFIFPLTDASGELIKTESGLPIYPTPLRDPQTQEFVFDQQGKLVTCPVVRDSTGNIVEYQGIAQFHPPVYQVVNGKLHLQKNESGEFQFCDIEKNEQGELVRSPSGMPLFKKDLVA from the coding sequence ATGAATTATAGCTATCGACTGGCTACTCTAGAGGATGCAGAGGCGATCGCCCCCTTATGGGCTGAATTTGCCTCAGAGCGCCAGCAAATTGACCCGTCTATGCGGGTAAAACCGAATTTTGATTTTTATGCTTATATTCGCCATCAACTGGCTAAACCCCTTACCTATGCGTGGGTTTTGGAGGTTGAAGGGGCGATCGCCGGTTGCTTGATTATTTACTTCTATGATGAAGCTCCCCCTCCAGAGTTACCGGAGACTTTGGCGGTGGATCAAGATTTAGAGAGTCCGTTTATTTCCCGTCGGGTGGGTTCCGTGCTGGGATTGTATGTGAAACCGGAGCATCGGCAAGGGGATGCGATCGCCAGTTTAGCAAAAACGGCGATCGCCAAAGCCGAAGAACTCAACGTCACCGATATCGACTTACTCATCAGCGCCGATCAAAGCGGAATTCAAGCCCTACTCAAACGCTCTGGATTTACCCAAGCTGCCGTCCAATTTACCAAACATTACCAGCTCACCCCCAGTGCAGAGCTGCCCCGCTTGCATCCTCCCTATCCCGAACTGGATACACCTCCCCCTCCCCATCCCGATGCTATTCCTCTCCGAGATACCGCCAGTGGGGATTTAATCCACGACGAGCAAGGCGATCCCGTCTTCATCTTTCCCTTAACCGATGCATCCGGAGAATTGATTAAAACCGAATCCGGATTACCCATTTATCCAACCCCCCTACGCGATCCCCAAACCCAAGAATTTGTCTTCGATCAACAAGGAAAACTCGTCACCTGTCCCGTCGTCCGCGACTCCACCGGCAACATTGTCGAATATCAAGGCATCGCCCAATTCCATCCCCCCGTTTATCAAGTGGTGAATGGCAAGCTCCATTTACAAAAAAATGAGTCAGGAGAATTCCAATTTTGTGATATAGAAAAAAATGAACAGGGTGAATTAGTGCGATCGCCTTCAGGAATGCCCTTATTCAAGAAGGATTTAGTCGCCTAA
- a CDS encoding EAL domain-containing protein, producing the protein MEDPLIQILLIEDNRAEARLLQERLKQASSMEVEVTHVSRLSEALKELEEQGFKVVLLDLSLPDAQGLESLSPLMEKAPDVPIIVLTNNTDSALAVDAVRQGAQDYLIKRQLNTELLTRSLYYAIERKQASDALRKANETLEQRVIQRTSDLVQTNVRLQQEISDRRNLEQALQQEKELAQITLNSIGDAVIVTNIHHQIQSLNPVAEKLIGLTSRVTQGKSLSEIFSTNDVNQKPIQILIHQSLTTGRIIKVSNYTLYSKSDRQPYIIELSIAPIRLKGDRIVGTVIVCRDVTSARKLAHQLSWQASHDPLTGLINRREFEQCLKAAIRETHQLNQQHILCYLDLDQFKIVNDTCGHSAGDHLLRQITGILQSKIRKTDTFARLGGDEFGLLLHYCSLGEGQKVAQKIIETIQAFRFVWEDKLFTIGVSIGLVPIDRSIENEHIALSAADTAMYAAKDGGRNRIHIYQIEDREVVKRQGDMQWVARINQALEENQFCLYIQQIISLNSEAKIRPCGELFIRMIDASGTLIPPMAFLPAAERYDLMPEIDRWVIRNLFKQLSARNSEGAASKSTRLGKPIYLVNLSGASFNDFSFLEFLKEQFWLHHIPPSIIGFEITETVAITHLNQAVRFITELKELGCQFALDDFGSGMSSFTYLKQLPIDYLKIDGTFIKSLINDPINRVMVESIQRIAQVMGLKTIAESIENQEILEQVQALGINYAQGYGIHKPHLFSLEKKSEVSYWVMGNGCSHLPQ; encoded by the coding sequence GTGGAAGATCCCTTAATTCAAATTCTGTTAATTGAAGACAATCGCGCTGAAGCTCGTCTGCTACAGGAGCGTTTGAAACAAGCATCCTCAATGGAGGTTGAGGTGACCCATGTGAGTCGGTTGTCAGAGGCACTCAAGGAACTAGAAGAGCAAGGATTTAAGGTGGTCTTACTGGATCTGAGTTTACCGGATGCTCAAGGACTAGAGTCGTTGAGTCCTCTAATGGAGAAAGCGCCAGATGTGCCGATTATTGTACTGACCAATAATACAGATAGTGCCTTGGCGGTCGATGCGGTGCGTCAAGGGGCGCAGGATTATTTGATTAAACGCCAGTTAAATACGGAGTTGCTGACGAGATCTCTGTATTATGCCATTGAACGCAAGCAAGCTTCTGATGCCCTGCGGAAAGCGAATGAAACCCTAGAGCAGCGAGTGATTCAGCGCACTAGCGACTTGGTGCAAACCAATGTGCGTCTGCAACAAGAAATTAGCGATCGCCGGAACCTAGAACAAGCGCTTCAGCAAGAAAAGGAGCTGGCTCAAATTACGCTCAACTCCATTGGGGATGCGGTTATTGTCACCAATATCCATCACCAAATTCAATCTCTTAACCCAGTTGCTGAAAAACTGATTGGTTTAACCAGTCGGGTCACTCAAGGCAAATCACTCAGTGAAATTTTCTCCACCAACGATGTTAACCAAAAACCGATTCAAATCCTGATCCATCAAAGCCTAACGACGGGCAGGATCATTAAAGTCTCTAACTACACCCTGTATTCTAAGAGCGATCGCCAACCCTATATCATCGAACTCTCCATTGCTCCCATCCGCTTAAAGGGCGATCGCATTGTTGGAACCGTCATTGTTTGCCGAGATGTCACCTCAGCCCGTAAGCTTGCCCATCAACTCTCTTGGCAAGCCAGCCACGATCCGCTCACGGGTTTAATTAATCGACGGGAATTTGAGCAATGTCTCAAGGCGGCTATCCGGGAAACCCATCAACTGAACCAACAGCATATTTTATGCTATTTAGACTTAGACCAATTCAAAATTGTCAATGATACCTGTGGCCATTCTGCTGGCGATCACCTCCTGCGCCAAATTACTGGAATTCTCCAAAGTAAAATTCGTAAAACCGATACGTTTGCCCGCTTAGGCGGTGATGAATTTGGGTTATTGTTGCATTACTGTTCTCTTGGTGAAGGGCAAAAAGTAGCCCAGAAAATCATTGAAACGATTCAAGCGTTTCGATTTGTTTGGGAAGATAAACTATTTACGATAGGAGTCAGTATTGGCTTAGTGCCAATCGATCGATCGATTGAAAATGAACATATTGCCCTGAGTGCAGCCGATACGGCCATGTATGCAGCTAAAGATGGGGGGCGCAACCGCATTCACATCTATCAAATTGAAGATCGAGAGGTGGTTAAACGCCAAGGTGATATGCAATGGGTCGCTCGCATTAATCAAGCTTTAGAAGAAAATCAATTCTGCTTGTATATTCAACAGATTATTTCCCTTAATTCTGAGGCTAAGATTCGCCCCTGTGGTGAATTATTTATCCGTATGATTGATGCTAGTGGAACTTTAATTCCGCCTATGGCATTCCTCCCGGCAGCAGAACGTTACGATCTGATGCCAGAAATCGATCGATGGGTGATTCGTAATCTATTTAAACAGTTATCAGCTCGGAACAGTGAAGGAGCGGCAAGTAAATCCACTCGCCTTGGCAAGCCAATTTATTTAGTCAATTTATCAGGAGCAAGCTTTAATGATTTTTCATTTTTAGAGTTTCTCAAAGAACAATTTTGGTTACATCACATTCCGCCCTCCATCATTGGGTTTGAGATTACGGAAACGGTGGCGATTACTCACTTAAACCAGGCGGTTAGGTTTATTACGGAATTAAAAGAGTTGGGATGTCAGTTTGCGTTGGATGATTTTGGCAGTGGCATGTCTTCGTTTACTTATCTGAAACAATTACCGATTGATTATTTGAAAATTGATGGGACGTTTATTAAAAGTTTGATTAACGATCCAATTAATCGGGTGATGGTCGAGTCTATTCAGCGCATTGCCCAAGTGATGGGGTTAAAGACGATCGCTGAATCGATTGAAAATCAAGAAATCCTGGAGCAAGTGCAAGCTTTGGGGATTAACTATGCTCAGGGTTATGGCATTCATAAGCCCCATCTGTTTAGCTTGGAAAAAAAGTCAGAAGTTAGTTATTGGGTAATGGGTAATGGGTGTTCCCATCTCCCCCAATAA
- a CDS encoding response regulator, with translation MTNLDRTYRILMVEDNSAHVRLIQEGFKNMTEPYQIEAVGNGVDAIAYLRSEPPFTERVLPELVLLDLNLPRKNGREVLAEIKADPKLKHIPVLILSTSQRPEDIQETYKLHANCYLHKPTNLKQLFNLVQQIETFWFRTVCLPVA, from the coding sequence ATGACTAATTTAGATCGCACTTATCGGATTTTAATGGTTGAAGATAATTCGGCCCATGTCCGTTTAATTCAAGAAGGGTTTAAGAATATGACCGAGCCGTATCAGATTGAGGCCGTGGGTAATGGGGTGGATGCGATCGCGTATTTGCGCTCTGAACCTCCGTTTACGGAAAGGGTTCTCCCCGAATTGGTGCTGCTCGATTTAAATTTACCCCGAAAAAATGGTCGGGAAGTGTTAGCAGAAATTAAAGCCGATCCAAAACTTAAACATATCCCGGTCTTAATTTTAAGCACGTCTCAACGGCCAGAAGATATCCAAGAAACTTACAAATTACATGCTAATTGTTATCTTCATAAACCGACTAATCTGAAGCAACTTTTTAATCTGGTTCAACAAATTGAAACATTTTGGTTTCGCACAGTTTGCCTTCCCGTTGCTTGA